TGACTTGGGCCGGCTCAGGAAGGCTCTCACTTTCGAAAAATTAGTGCTTTACTATATCCATGGCTGACCGAGAAATTGTTGTGTAGCTCCACCATTGATAACCTTCGCACTACGTGGAGGCACCGCAAAACAATACCATTCTCACAATATGATATCACTATGTTTGTGATTGAAATCTAGATACCACCTATGTACTGATGCACGACCAGagcttagtcataccaacatgatgTACCTTATATAGATACAAAGTGTTTAGGAGAATAGCCTAACATATAGGCACGACCGTTGGGGCTCATCAACAAAGCACGTGCAAATATAATCATTCGCGCCAACATTGATGCCTCGTATAGAAAAACACAACAAATGATATAGAAGGTAGAAAATACCTAAGATATTATTGTTCTTCATGGCCTATATAACCAGCCAAGTAAACAACAATGCTAACCACATCCTCAACAACAATGCTAACCACATCCTCAATTCATCCACACTAATGAGATCTAGCCTCAAATATACCTTGCAACACAAAATGGGACAAAAGAGTCTAGATGAGAACTAGTTTACAACAAATAATACTAACCTAGGGTTTGAGGATTATGTATCGTCATTTCCACCGTCGAGGATGAGGAATGCGTCAAAATCATATAAGAGATAGTTGTCCATGTCATCGTTGCCACGGTGATGGTTGCCATTGGAGAGAGGCGAGATGATGAGAGAAGTGTAGAGGACACCGTGAGCGAGAGTGGACGGTGAGGGAATAAATTGTGTGTTATCCGGAAGGGACACATCATATAGTTTCACACTCATATAGTTTCAGATTGTGAAACTATACACTAATTTTTTTTATGAAAAAAAGGAAGTTGAAACCCCTGCCTCCCTGAAAATAGTTTATGTAGGTGCTATATTATTATAAGGGATTTGCTAGTTCTCAGCTAGATGAGAATTAACTTCATGAGAATTAACTTCATGCTCAATCAAGTTTAATACCATTTGATTTGTATCGTGATTCGTTAGTCGACTAAGAAGTAGTCACACCCTTATTATAATAATAACCTTCAGAAATGCCAAATAATCAAAACATCCAAATAAGTTGTAACAAAATTTGATAACTAGTTCTCAGTCGACTAAGAAGTAGTCACACCCTTATTATAATAATGACCTTCAGAAATGCCAAATAATCAAAACATCCAAATTACCACACCCAGGTATAAAAAGTAAAAACCAGCTTACTCGAAATTTCAAAGCAAATTGATGGTAGAGCCCATGACACATAACAAGGGTTGAGAAAAAAAAatcagattgaggatattgtggtCTCGCCAAGAAACCAACAAAATCGCACTTAagggaaaatcaaagaaaaaaatCTGAGCTGAATGAAACACCAGCCACAAACCATGATGAGTGGATGGATTTTGATTGGAGACCGATACCCCTGTCATCCTATTCTCCAAAGCCTTTTATTCCGTCCAGCTTCGCATCTCTCTTCTCCCCCCTTCTCTCTCTCAGTCTCACCAGAGCATTCGCTTGCAGCTGCTCGAATAATTAGATAGCATCAATGGCCTCCACCGCGAGCTTCTTGGCCACCCTGGCCAGCTCCACCGCCACAGCCAGCCTGAGCGCCACGCCTGTCAGTGGCGGCAGCAGCAAGGTCAGGTTCCTGCCGGCGACGGCGCAGAGGCGGCGCGCGGTGGTGCTGCGGGCGGCGGTATCCGGCGCGGAGAAAGAGAAGGCGAAGCCGTCCGAGTCCGGCGACAAGGGTGGTAAGGACGCGCGCGTGGTGCAGGTACACAGCGCAGAGGAGCTGGACAGCGCGCTGCAGGCGGCCAAGAACCGTCTGGTGGTGGTTGAGTTCGCGGCGAGCCACAGCGTGAACAGCAGCCGCATCTACCCGTGCATGGTGGAGCTGAGCCGCACCTGCGGCGACGTGGACTTCCTGCTGGTGATGGGCGACGAGTCGGATGCGACGCGGGAGCTGTGCCAGCGGGAGGGCATCACCCAGGTGCCGCACTTCTCCTTCTACAAGGGCACCGAGAAGGTGCACGAGGAGGAAGGGATCGGGCCCGACCAGCTGGCCGGCGACGTGCTCTACTACGGCGACAACCACGCCGCCGTGGTGCAGCTGCACAACCGGGCGGACGTGGAGGCGCTCATGGCGGAGAACAGCGGCGAGGACGGGAAGCTGCTGGTGCTTGACGTCGGGCTCAAGCATTGCGGGCCGTGCGTGAAGGTGTACCCAACCGTGGTGAAGCTGTCGCGGACCATGGCGGACACCGCCGTGTTCGCGCGCATGAACGGCGACGAGAACGACGCCTGCATGGAGTTCCTCAAGGACATGGAGGTCGTGGAGGTGCCCACCTTCCTGTTCATCAGGGACAACAAGATCGTCGGCCGGTACGTTGGCTCCGGCAAGGGGGAGCTCATCGGAGAGATCCTCAGATACCAGGGCGTCAGGGTCACATACTGAACAAAAGCCCCGCAGCGAGAAGCGAGCCACCTGGGATTATTTATCTACCATACTTTTGAATTTGGCCAAAGGAAAGGAGTGCACATTGTACACTCATGTTATTGCAGCATCAATCGATGCTACGTACTCCACTAGATAATTAGACACTGCTCTATGTTTATCCTGGATTGGCCAGTCATGTACGATTATAGCAGTAGCAGAATTTTTGTGTCAAGTTACAACTTTACAATTATTTACTGTGATAATCGAGCGTTGTATTGCTACAGTTACGGTATGAGAATTTAAGTCCTGTTTTAAATCCATGTTTTGGTAAGAATTAACCATTTCATGTAAATTCATATTTTTGTGAGACACGAACTATTGCTCACTCGAAACTAAAGGGTATAGAAACTAGAAAGATCTGAGATTCGCTTGTATTTTCTATTTATGAATTGTGAAATTGTTCTGATGACTGGAGGCCAACAAGTCCCATGAACTACTTTTTATCTATGCAAATGCCGTGCAGCAGAAACTACAGGCATCACAAGAAAAGAACACAAAAGAAATATAAGACACCGAAGTTCACCAAACATCTGTCTAAGACTCAACTAGGAAGCGTGGCAGACGTCGACTTTCCCAGGAGAAACCTACGCCGCAAGTACAAAATATCTGTGGCATCTGCATCTTGTCCACCTTTCACACTTTCACAGTAACAAACAAATGTTGATTTCCCTTCCAGATCTTTTACCGAGATAACCATTGTAGGTGTAATAACCAAACCTTGGCAGAGGTAAACAGTGATGTTATCCACTACAGATTTTCTTCGTCTTCGCTTACATAGTTACATTCCTAGGTGGCAAGCATTAGCATCAGTAGattatcagcaaggatgaagtccTAACAGCTCTTGCAGTTCCCAGAAGCAACTTGTAGCTATTGGGATAAATTTCTAATTACAGAAAGCAGTTCCCAGAAGCAACTTGTAGCTATTGCTCTTCCTCGCCCTctgcttcttcctcttcctcttcttcacctGCTGCCCACCAAGCAAGAAGGCCCAGACCATCCCCATTAATACTCCCCTGCAAAAAGAATACAAAGGCCAAAATTCACAAGATTTAGAGAGAAAGAAAATCAATTTGAGGCATACAAACATGTCATGCGTTGACAGCAGAAGGGTATTAAAGCACAGGCAAAACCTGAttttgcaggccttatttggaaAATACTTCAGACAAGGGACATACTTGCAATACAGATATCTAGATTTTCATGATAAATAGTCCAGAAGTAGTAATTCTGAAGACATATAAGTTAGGGGTGCAGAAGGGTTGTTCAGCCCGTTGAATCACTGGACCTCCCACATGCTTTTGGCACCATTGCATACTAGAAGCGGCTCATAAAATACTGTGGCGAAAGGAACAAGAAACCAGGCTCACACCTTCGGCTCCTTCCAGTGTGGCATTTATACATCCAGTTCCCACAAATTATACTTGGGAGGATGGCCATGGGGAGTACCGCGCTCATAGGCACAGGTAATGTGTTGCACAAGCATTGTATCTGGTTGTGCCAACCCAAAATATCCAAAGGAGTTAAGTGCTCTGAGAATAGATCAGGATGGTGATCCAACTTAAAGTTGTGACGAGATATTTGCCTAAACAGAATGAGCATTTTACGGGTCCAGCTTGGAAGTCACTAGTCATAGGTACATATTAGTCATACAagaacaattatgaatatgaacaTATCAAAACTATGCATGCGTATCACAATACATATACAAGAACACGTACATTGATCTGCATTGGAGCAAATGGCTTGTCATCCTCATTTTGCTCAACTGGTATTGGTGGGTACTTTATGCTAGATACCAAAAAACGTATCTGCATAGAGATTTGCAATGATCATAAGGGTTTTGTGGTCAGTGCATGTGAAAAGTGATTTCTTTGAATAAAAAATAATACAAAGTACCTCATCATCTatatcaagataaagttcatcacCATTTGTCTTCCATATCCACCTGCCATCTTCCCCCCTGGGAAGATATAAAGAAGAAATGAGATGTACAGAGAATAAATAACAGATTGCTATGttccttcaaaaaaaaaaacagattgCTATGCAGAAAATACTTTGCTCATGAGTCATGAGtcaggaaaaaggaaaaaaagattATTCGCATGATAAGCTATAAACTACTGGTATTTAAAATAACAGTGCAGATATCCCTGCACAGATCATTATTTTATGTGTCTCTGTTATGTTGTTCCTGACTCTGATTGAGTTAGGATAGTTTTTTTATATAAATAACTTGGCTGAAGCACATAGTAAACATGCGCAAAAAAAAGAATAGTTGAAATGATAATCTATGAGTTAAAATCCAAATCTTCAATATAATCTAGGTGATAAATAAAACACCTCAATATTCATCAAATGATACTAGGGGTTTTGTACTGCAACAACAAAATAACACAAAGAGCAGTGAGTTACCTCTCTGTGCCACATTGCATCAAGTGTGCTGGAATGCATATATCGCTgaaaaagtcaagtgaaactGGAGAAGGAAAACAGTATAGCAGTTAAAACCAACAATGTTGTGCGACTTCTCTGGTGACACAACTTACATGGCGATATAACATTATAATCTTAACAAATTCCTGAACATGAAGTGGTCAATTAAATCTTGACATCTTTGTAGACATGAAGTACCAATAGGCAACATTGTAGAAAGGAAGAAACAGGCTGAGCAGAATCAGTTAAATGTACATGCTTATCAAAAATAAAAATCTAAGAATCAACAATGAGATACTAAGCTCATTTTTTCTTTCATGCAGCAGAATTACCCTCCAGACAGTGTGCTAAACTAGATTTTAACCTTTCACTGCTCCAAAACAATATAGCATGCTTATTGCTCCTAAAGCATTTGTGAATTTTCATTTCAGCTTTACGTCTCTACGTCGGGCCCAAAATATGACAGGCATGCCAGCAAAcagtattttttttaaaaaagtgtGGAAGAGTATGGCAACAGACTTTCTGAAATTGTGGTACATAAACGTGAAAATGTAATGAAAGCCGCCAAACGTGCCCTGAATAATCATTTCAACAAGAATTCATAATAAAAATATAAATAGCATGATAGAGAACGACCATAATTTTGATATTCTGATAAGACATTAGAATGAATATAATATGGTATTGAAAATATGCAGGAATTCCCGCATTACACGATGTTAGAAATCTAAAGACTTGAATCATAAGTACTAAAACAGTCGTGGATGATTCAAACAAAGGGCTATAAAAGATTGGAAACCAAAAGACAGTGAGAAAATAACTGAGTCACCTTGTAAACCTTTATCATCATATCCACTGATCTTCCCAACAAGAATCTCTCCGGTAAACGGCCTGAACATCAACAACCTAAAGGAAACCTATCCAAAATGGAGAAAATAAAGGGAATCTAAGAATGATTTGTAAAACATATGAAGCCTCAAAGTAAAAGAACTTCGTATAGGCACACATTTTGTAGTCTGTACTTATATGTGGAATTGGATTTGTAAAGTCCATGGACTTTGGATCTCAAATTCGTTGGATTTTATTGGACTGGACTTTGTTGGATGTGGACATCAATAGGATACAAGATCCAACAGAGCTTGGCACACTTggacctcaaatttggatagcccAAATATCCATTCGATCCACGCGCTCGCCCTCCTGTAGCTATTGACAGCGGCCGCCGCTGTGCCGCACGACATTGACCAGTCGCTCCACATCTGACGCAGCTGCCAAACGCGTTCACACTATAAACAACTACTCCGCTGGCTGGTATGCACGTATTGGTGCATACTTTATGGTAAGCAGGAGTAATTAAAACAACAGCTACTGCGTGAGTCGTTGCACTACGCATGAATTACGTAAGTTGCATGGATGGGCAAGAAGCTACTGCTCGAATGCATGCGTGCGAGACTCCGCACGTCGGAAGTCTCGACTATGCAGTATTTACGCTACATGGACTGGATGGATTTGGATACTATGAAGTTAAACATGGACTGGATATGGATCTGGCTACGTTGGAGTGGACATTACTTGGACATCTCCCATTTGGATTTGGACTACGATCCAGTTCCAGGTTGATCTGTACTCTGTAGTACCAGCAATATCAGAAGGGCATAGTAAAAGTGTGGCATACTATTCATATCGAGTTACACATTAATAACTTATAAAGAGGCTATAAGATCTTGGCATCAAAATAACCAATTAAATTACCCACAACAAAACAATCAATTAAATGAGTGCAAATAGTGGGGAACTGCTACTTTTTAACTGTATTTGTTCAGAACTGCTGCTAGAACTTAGAGTGTATCAACCCAAAAGTTTCAGCAACTATGTAAGCACAGCAGTCAAATGCTAAGCACTACCAGGAAAGGCTTCCATGTAATTTCATGAAGACATTGCAGAAGAAAATATTAAACATGCATTCAACTCAGTTACGTAAATCAAAGAGCATGCAATGGCAATGTAATCACCCTTTCACAGTACAGAGCTTACAAGCATATTAATACACAAAAGTAGTACTAAGTAGTAACATCCCACGGCCTTGACAAACAAAAAATGGATGACAAAAGTGCAGCACAAATTACTTTATATGTGGAGCAGCCCTCTCCTGGAAAGATGAATCCACCTTCGACGCCGATGATGTCGTAGACAGACACACAGAGCCCAAGATTTGCGACCACCTACAGTAAAAGTCCAGACACGGATTATAGCACATACAATTAAGGACCAGCAAGTTGAACTGGTCTCCAGTACTGTGAACGAAATCTTGCCGCGTACTAATGATAATGCGACCGAGTTCGCTCTACCTTATCCAGGAAGAGCCTCTCAAGCTCGGCCTTGATGGCGTCGACGAGGGGGCGACTCAGCAAGGCTGGAGGCATTGGCAGGTCGTGCTCAATCTGGCTCAGAACGAACATCCTGCCTGCTACGCGGAACTGGTGAACTTCGGGGTTCGTCAGCGGGAGAGGAGCGGCGGCGAGCTCGGGGGACAGCGGCGGCCGGGTGAGGTCGGGAAGGATCTTGTGCTGTCCAAAGCGAGGAAGAGGTCGGGGGAGGGACTGGGCCGGCGCGGGTCGAGGAGGACTCCGTCGGCGGGGTGGCGGCGGGGGGGGCGAGGAGGGGGAGAGGGCGGCGGCTGTGTGTGTCAGGATCTGAAGTCCTTCAGTATTTGTTTCCCCTATCTCTACATCGGTTCAGATCAGATCAACGGCGCGAATGACTCCGTACCGTTTCAGCTGTACACCAAGCGTCCGTTTGGTTGATGGACCAATATGTATGGGATGGGATGGATCCGATTTTAGGGATGGGATGGTCCACATTAGGGTGATCCTATTTTCTGTTTGGTTCAAAGCATTTGAGGGGATGGGATGACATGTGATTAGCTAATAATATTCAATAGCAATGTATTAGCAGTGTTTAACTGAAATTAGGCTAATCAAAATTCGTAGGAACGCGGCGACCACGAGGAACGTCGGCCTCGCCAGCGTCTCGCTCTACGGGGCCGTCGACAGCAGGGAAGGCCGGTCTCGCCGGCATCCCGCTCGACGGGGCGGCGAACTCAAGGAAGGCCGGTATCGCCGGCGCCCCGCTCGACGGGGGAGTCGACCGCACGGAAGGCCGGTCTCGTCGGCGTCCTGCTCGACGGGGGAGTCGACCGCAGGGAAGGCCGGTCTCGCCGGCGTCCCGCTCGACGGGGGCGGCGAACTCAAGGAAGGCCGGTATCACCGGCTCCCCGCTCGACGGGGGAGTCGACCGCACGGAAGGCCGGTCTCGTCGTCGTCCCGCTCGATGGGGGCGGCGACCGCGAGGAAGACGGCTTCTCGCTTGACGCGGGCGTCGACCATGAGGAAGGCCGGCCTTACCGGCGTTCTGCTTGGCAGGGTCGGCGACTGTGGGGAAGACGACATTCTGCTTGGCAAGGGCAACGACTGCGAGGAAGATGGTGTCCTGCTCGACGGGGATGTCGACTGCGAGGAAGATGAGGTGGTCGCCGGTCTTGGACGAGGAGGGAATAGCGGAATCAAAACAGAGTATAGAGAATTAGGAGCGGTCCATGAGATTAGAGAAAGGTGGATGAAGAGATCCGGTCAATTTTGAGGGATCATTTGATCCACCGTTTCCAGGGAATATTCCATCACGGGGATGGTACCATCCCTCTTGAATTATAACCAAACACATTCAAAAAGAGGATCATCCCATCCCATCCATCCTATGGTTCAGAACCAAACACAACCCAATACTCCTAATCGCTTAGGACATCTCCAGGCCCGACGCATTTCGAACGTCCAAATTATCCGCGCGCTTCCGTTTGCGTCAATCCGCGACGTCGAAATGGTGATTGTCCGTTTGCATCGGGGAGCAACCCAGCAGCCTGACGCATTTCGTCCGGTGAACCCGGCATGTGATGAAGAGATTTCTATTCCTCTAGatgtgaagatcaagaggaaaagaTTTCTATTCCTTTAGAATGCCGCTTGATATCATAGATTTCTATGGTAGTAACGATTGAGATATTAATATTTCTAGGTAAAATCGATATTTTGAAATTAGTGCAACATGTTCAAACAAATTAAACATATAAACTACGAAAAATAAGTTAAAACTTTTAAACTAGCTACTTCTTCTTTGAAGGATCCACCTCACGGAGCCGCTTTTGCTCGTCACCTCGTGCGAAGAGGTACTGGCGGTCGACGCGTCCGACGAGCTTGAGTCCTCCTCTGACGAATGGTCATTGGGGTCTTCGTCATTGTCCGTGAACGGATGATGCGCCCGCACCCTCGCCCGGGCCCTTGCCTCCTTCTTTgttgccgccgcctcctccgtttCCAGCCGTGCCCACCTtgcatcttcatcttcttccttctcctcctcctcgtcctggcTGTCGTGGCCAATGGCATCCCCCTCCTCGAAGACGCCCCCTCCTCATCCTCGCCGTGCATCGGCGGGGAGCTAGAGCTGCTCGGCGTGGCAGCTCTATCCCACCAATGTCGCCATCCCGGTGGCTTCCCCTCACTATCGGTGTCCGGTGGTAAAGATAGGTTGCTCATGGCTTGACATGAATGACAGGCGGTTGGAGATCCTTAGCGCAGACGCAGGAGTCTTATTGAGCGAGGATTAATGGCGGCGCGTATACCGAAGAGGGTTGcagttgctcttccgcggcggttccACGCTCCATTCCGACGGCTCGCGCGTCGATCGACGCGGTTGCCACTCCGGTGGTTGCCCTCCCCGGCATTTGTTGTCCTTAAATTCACGTCGGCTCgagccagggtcgctgccaggcggaccCGTGAGAGAAGCGAGCGGACGCTCGGCGCGAACGCGTAgcgtccacggagacgcaaacgTGCTGCATATTTACATCGCATTTACGTCTCCGTGGACAGTATGGACACTatgtgtcgccccgctggagcaggttGCAGGCCCATTTTTCGTCCGTGTGAACGCAAACGGTCGCACACGTCGCCCTGTTGAAGATGCCCATACATCCTTCCATCCTTGGGAAGGAGTATGTGCTAGGGTCGGGACAAGCGTCGGTATTAACTGAAAATCGCTTGGGTTTGTCTTTTTCAGTAATATAATTCGGGTGATAAAAAAATTGATAGCCCAAGTTAAATCGATTTTTTGGTTCGCTTTTCGTTTAAATATGACATAACGATGATAGAGCAAACAAAGCGCTGGGTTCCATGAATACTTTACTATCTTATAAATAGAGGTAAGGATGGCAATGGAGCGGGTTTGGACGGATATAGGAAAACCAGATCCATGCCCAAATCCATCAGTCTCGCTCTGCCCTGCCCACGAAAGTATCCGTGGGCATGGATGTCGCCCC
This region of Lolium perenne isolate Kyuss_39 chromosome 2, Kyuss_2.0, whole genome shotgun sequence genomic DNA includes:
- the LOC127333653 gene encoding uncharacterized protein, with amino-acid sequence MFVLSQIEHDLPMPPALLSRPLVDAIKAELERLFLDKVVANLGLCVSVYDIIGVEGGFIFPGEGCSTYKVSFRLLMFRPFTGEILVGKISGYDDKGLQVSLDFFSDICIPAHLMQCGTERGEDGRWIWKTNGDELYLDIDDEIRFLVSSIKYPPIPVEQNEDDKPFAPMQINGSINGDGLGLLAWWAAGEEEEEEEAEGEEEQ
- the LOC127333652 gene encoding thioredoxin-like protein CDSP32, chloroplastic, whose product is MASTASFLATLASSTATASLSATPVSGGSSKVRFLPATAQRRRAVVLRAAVSGAEKEKAKPSESGDKGGKDARVVQVHSAEELDSALQAAKNRLVVVEFAASHSVNSSRIYPCMVELSRTCGDVDFLLVMGDESDATRELCQREGITQVPHFSFYKGTEKVHEEEGIGPDQLAGDVLYYGDNHAAVVQLHNRADVEALMAENSGEDGKLLVLDVGLKHCGPCVKVYPTVVKLSRTMADTAVFARMNGDENDACMEFLKDMEVVEVPTFLFIRDNKIVGRYVGSGKGELIGEILRYQGVRVTY